The Streptomyces sp. Mut1 genome window below encodes:
- a CDS encoding helix-turn-helix domain-containing protein, with product MAETLKKGSRVTGAARDKLAADLKKKYDSGASIRALAEETGRSYGFVHRMLSESGVTLRGRGGATRGKKAATA from the coding sequence GTGGCCGAGACTCTGAAGAAGGGCAGCCGGGTGACCGGCGCCGCGCGCGACAAGCTCGCGGCAGACCTGAAGAAGAAGTACGACTCCGGTGCGAGCATCCGGGCGCTGGCCGAGGAAACGGGCCGCTCCTACGGATTCGTCCACCGGATGCTCAGCGAGTCCGGAGTGACGCTGCGAGGACGCGGCGGCGCGACACGAGGCAAGAAGGCCGCGACGGCCTGA
- a CDS encoding inorganic phosphate transporter encodes MEHITLLLAIVIVTALVFDFTNGFHDTANAMATTISTGALKPKTAVAMSAVLNLVGAFLSVEVAKTISGGIVNENGLRTEVIFAALVGAILWNLLTWLVGLPSSSSHALFGGLIGAAVMSAGWSSVNGGTVVTKVLLPAVAAPIVAGLAALLATRLTYRIGGKIRNDAQEKATAKGYRAGQIASAGLVSLAHGTNDAQKTMGIITLALVTGGVLSPGSNPPVWVIVSAGLAIAMGTYLGGWRIIRTMGSGLTELKPPQGFAAQTGAATVILASSHLGFSLSTTQSCSGAVMGAGLGRKGGVVRWSTATRMFIAWGLTLPAAGLVGAGAEFLTKQGTWGVVVVAALLVAGSGTIWVLSRRKPVGHGDVAPGSGDGIAAEPAGVVTTAIAAVSPPPTIAAQAHDLTATIPAPAAPVADPPRPATV; translated from the coding sequence ATGGAACACATCACGCTGCTGCTCGCGATAGTGATCGTGACAGCTCTAGTGTTCGATTTCACGAACGGTTTCCACGACACCGCCAACGCGATGGCCACCACCATCTCGACCGGCGCACTCAAACCCAAGACGGCGGTCGCGATGTCCGCCGTTCTCAATCTGGTCGGCGCGTTCCTGTCCGTGGAGGTCGCCAAGACGATCTCCGGCGGGATCGTCAATGAGAACGGCCTCAGAACCGAGGTCATCTTCGCGGCGCTCGTCGGCGCCATCCTGTGGAATCTTCTGACCTGGCTGGTCGGGCTCCCGTCCAGCTCCTCCCACGCACTGTTCGGCGGCCTCATCGGCGCCGCGGTGATGTCCGCCGGCTGGTCGTCGGTCAACGGCGGCACCGTCGTCACCAAGGTGCTGCTGCCCGCCGTCGCCGCCCCGATCGTGGCCGGTCTGGCCGCGCTGCTGGCCACCCGGCTGACGTACCGGATCGGCGGGAAGATCCGGAACGACGCCCAGGAGAAGGCGACCGCCAAGGGCTACCGGGCCGGCCAGATCGCGTCGGCCGGGCTCGTCTCGCTCGCCCACGGCACCAACGACGCGCAGAAGACGATGGGCATCATCACCCTGGCCCTCGTCACCGGCGGCGTCCTCTCCCCCGGCTCCAACCCACCGGTCTGGGTCATCGTCAGCGCCGGCCTGGCCATCGCGATGGGCACCTACCTGGGCGGCTGGCGCATCATCCGCACCATGGGCAGCGGCCTGACCGAGCTGAAGCCGCCGCAGGGCTTCGCCGCCCAGACCGGCGCGGCCACCGTCATCCTGGCCTCCTCGCACCTCGGCTTCTCCCTCTCCACCACCCAGTCCTGCTCCGGCGCCGTGATGGGCGCGGGCCTCGGCCGCAAGGGAGGCGTGGTCCGCTGGTCCACCGCCACCCGGATGTTCATCGCCTGGGGACTGACCCTGCCGGCCGCGGGACTGGTCGGCGCGGGCGCGGAGTTCCTCACGAAGCAGGGCACCTGGGGCGTCGTGGTCGTCGCGGCCCTGCTGGTCGCCGGCTCCGGCACGATCTGGGTGCTCTCCCGCCGTAAGCCCGTCGGCCACGGCGATGTCGCGCCCGGCTCCGGGGACGGGATCGCGGCCGAACCCGCGGGCGTCGTCACCACCGCCATCGCGGCCGTCAGCCCGCCGCCCACCATCGCCGCCCAGGCCCACGACCTCACCGCCACCATCCCGGCCCCCGCGGCACCCGTCGCCGATCCTCCCCGGCCCGCCACGGTCTGA
- a CDS encoding class II aldolase/adducin family protein, giving the protein MSDRDAIAQAWEAVVATARRTAAEGLVVGTSGNVSARVGDTVLVTPSGVPYERLRPEDAVGVDPEGNQILGELAPTSELPLHLAVYRNTGATAVVHTHAVHATAVSTLVTEVPTVHYAAAVLGGTVRVAPYARYGTVELAENMLTALRDRTGCLLANHGTVTYGATLDEAYDRTAQLEWLCRVWLTASSVPGRSPALLTPDQLDEVGEALKGYGQRRRG; this is encoded by the coding sequence ATGAGTGACCGGGACGCGATCGCACAGGCATGGGAAGCGGTCGTCGCCACGGCCCGCAGAACGGCGGCCGAAGGGCTGGTCGTCGGGACCTCCGGAAACGTCTCCGCGCGGGTCGGCGACACCGTGCTCGTCACCCCCAGCGGAGTGCCCTACGAACGGCTCCGCCCCGAGGACGCGGTCGGCGTCGATCCGGAAGGCAACCAGATACTCGGCGAGCTGGCCCCCACCAGCGAACTCCCCCTCCACCTCGCCGTCTACCGGAACACCGGGGCGACCGCCGTCGTGCACACCCACGCGGTGCACGCCACCGCCGTCTCCACGCTCGTCACCGAGGTCCCCACCGTCCACTACGCCGCGGCCGTCCTCGGCGGCACCGTCCGGGTCGCGCCCTACGCCAGATACGGCACCGTCGAACTGGCCGAGAACATGCTCACCGCCCTGCGCGACCGCACCGGCTGCCTGCTCGCCAACCACGGCACGGTCACCTACGGCGCCACGCTCGACGAGGCGTACGACCGCACCGCCCAGCTCGAATGGCTCTGCCGCGTCTGGCTCACCGCCAGTTCCGTGCCCGGCCGCTCCCCGGCCCTGCTCACACCGGACCAGCTGGACGAGGTGGGCGAGGCGCTCAAGGGGTACGGGCAGCGCCGACGGGGTTGA
- a CDS encoding cobalamin biosynthesis protein, whose amino-acid sequence MRADRIYAYGATAGLIGDLLLGDPRRGHPVAAFGRAAAGVEHRLWRDHRGWGALHTLLCAGGAAGSAALAARALRRHPAASVALTAAATWSVVGGTSLGREARSIGAALAAGDVELARERLPHLCGRDPQSLDAPQIARAVVESVAENTSDAVVGALVWGALGGVPGLVGFRAANTLDAMVGHKSPRYRRYGWASARLDDLAGWPGARLTALLAVAAGGRPREAVRAWRADAAQHPSPNAGPVEASFAGALGVRLGGTLAYGGRIEHRPVLNGGSGRAVETGDIERAVRLSRRVGVLALGVSVAARLGAGAAARRISGAGRGPGPHAPGRTSGRRTG is encoded by the coding sequence GTGCGTGCCGATCGCATCTACGCGTACGGCGCCACGGCCGGTCTGATCGGCGATCTGCTGCTCGGTGACCCCCGCAGGGGGCACCCGGTCGCCGCCTTCGGGCGGGCCGCGGCAGGCGTCGAACACCGGCTCTGGCGCGACCACCGGGGCTGGGGCGCACTGCACACCCTGCTCTGCGCCGGAGGCGCCGCCGGGAGCGCCGCGCTGGCCGCCCGCGCCCTGCGCCGCCACCCCGCCGCGTCCGTAGCCCTGACCGCCGCCGCCACCTGGTCCGTCGTCGGCGGTACGTCTCTGGGGCGCGAGGCGCGGTCCATCGGCGCGGCCCTCGCGGCGGGCGATGTCGAGCTGGCCCGGGAGCGGCTGCCGCATCTGTGCGGGCGCGACCCGCAGTCCCTGGACGCCCCGCAGATCGCCCGCGCCGTCGTGGAGTCCGTCGCCGAGAACACCTCCGACGCCGTGGTCGGCGCCCTGGTGTGGGGCGCCCTGGGCGGCGTCCCCGGGCTCGTCGGCTTCCGCGCCGCCAACACGCTGGACGCGATGGTCGGCCACAAGTCGCCCCGCTACCGGCGTTACGGCTGGGCATCGGCCCGGCTGGACGACCTCGCGGGCTGGCCGGGCGCCCGGCTGACGGCCCTGCTCGCCGTGGCCGCCGGGGGCCGGCCGCGAGAAGCGGTACGCGCCTGGCGGGCGGACGCGGCCCAGCACCCCAGCCCCAACGCGGGGCCGGTGGAGGCCTCGTTCGCCGGCGCGCTCGGCGTACGGCTCGGCGGCACCCTCGCCTACGGCGGGCGGATCGAACACCGGCCGGTGCTCAACGGCGGTTCCGGCCGCGCGGTGGAGACCGGCGACATCGAACGCGCCGTGCGCCTCTCGCGCCGGGTGGGCGTGCTGGCCCTCGGGGTCAGCGTGGCGGCCCGGCTGGGCGCGGGGGCGGCCGCGCGACGGATCTCGGGAGCGGGGCGGGGCCCAGGCCCCCACGCGCCCGGACGGACCTCTGGACGGAGAACGGGATGA
- a CDS encoding DUF6286 domain-containing protein, whose product MTEPHDPDDGTRRPSTDGAVEHGDVLALDQSASSAAYDPAPGKERTGGHAGRFWSGRRIPAGIVALVTLGACGLLLYDVSAVRAGHPAMQWRRSLADELAHRRLDDVWVLTGASVAAALGLWLLLLALTPGLRDLLPMRREQPDVRAALDRTAAAMVLRDRAVEVAGVQSVRVRMGRGKVGVRAVSHFRELDDVRADLDTALSTGIGELGLARQPSLSVHVRRPAKKG is encoded by the coding sequence ATGACCGAGCCCCATGACCCGGACGACGGCACGCGGCGCCCGTCCACCGACGGCGCGGTGGAACACGGCGACGTCCTCGCGCTCGACCAGTCCGCCTCCTCGGCGGCGTACGACCCGGCGCCCGGCAAGGAACGCACCGGAGGCCACGCGGGCCGCTTCTGGTCGGGCCGCCGCATCCCGGCGGGCATCGTCGCCCTGGTGACCCTCGGCGCCTGCGGTCTGCTCCTCTACGACGTGTCGGCGGTCCGGGCCGGCCATCCGGCGATGCAGTGGCGCCGCTCGCTGGCCGACGAACTCGCCCATCGGCGGCTCGACGACGTCTGGGTGCTGACCGGCGCGTCCGTCGCCGCGGCCCTCGGCCTCTGGCTGCTGCTCCTCGCGCTGACCCCCGGGCTGCGCGACCTGCTGCCGATGCGCCGCGAACAGCCCGACGTGCGCGCCGCGCTCGACCGGACGGCGGCCGCCATGGTCCTGCGGGACCGGGCCGTCGAGGTCGCGGGTGTGCAGTCGGTCCGGGTCCGGATGGGCCGCGGCAAGGTGGGAGTGCGCGCCGTGTCGCACTTCCGTGAACTCGACGACGTACGGGCCGATCTGGACACCGCGCTCTCCACGGGCATCGGAGAGCTGGGACTCGCCAGGCAGCCGAGCCTGTCGGTCCATGTCCGCCGGCCGGCGAAGAAGGGGTGA
- a CDS encoding Asp23/Gls24 family envelope stress response protein, whose protein sequence is MTETPQRNRPENPDNNGSGGSSLTKRGGGDPGGRGRTTIADGVVEKIAGMAARDVFGVHAMGSGLSRTFGAVRDRVPGGTKSVTRGVKAEVGESQTALDLEIVVDYGVSIADVARDVRENVISAVERMTGLEVVEVNIAVSDVKLPDEDDDDDDSESRVQ, encoded by the coding sequence ATGACCGAGACCCCACAGCGGAACCGGCCCGAGAACCCCGACAACAACGGGTCCGGCGGCAGCAGCCTGACCAAGCGTGGTGGGGGGGACCCCGGCGGCCGCGGCCGTACCACGATCGCCGACGGAGTCGTCGAGAAGATCGCCGGAATGGCGGCCCGTGACGTCTTCGGGGTGCACGCGATGGGCAGCGGCCTGTCGCGGACCTTCGGCGCGGTCCGCGACCGGGTCCCCGGCGGCACCAAGTCCGTCACCCGCGGGGTCAAGGCCGAGGTCGGCGAGTCCCAGACCGCCCTGGACCTGGAGATCGTCGTGGACTACGGCGTGTCGATCGCCGATGTCGCCCGCGATGTACGGGAGAACGTGATCTCGGCCGTCGAGCGCATGACGGGCCTTGAGGTCGTCGAGGTGAACATCGCGGTCAGCGACGTGAAGCTGCCCGACGAGGACGACGATGACGACGATTCCGAGTCGCGCGTCCAGTAG
- a CDS encoding enoyl-CoA hydratase/isomerase family protein, whose translation MTSLDSVLDKDGVRLTVDDAIATVTLTNPAKRNAQSPALWRALTEAGRALPGSVRVVVLRGEGVSFSAGLDRQAFTPEGFDGEPSLLDMGRGPESELDALIAEYQEAFTWWRRNDLVSIAAVQGHAIGAGFQLALSCDLRIVADDVQFAMRETSLGLVPDLTGTHPLVHLVGYARALEICATGRYVHAAEAERTGLANLVVPAAELEGAARDLAGALLAAPRDAVIETKALLGGAVSRTYDEQRAAERAAQGRRLRDLAGALD comes from the coding sequence ATGACCTCGCTCGACTCCGTGCTCGACAAGGATGGCGTACGACTCACCGTCGATGACGCGATAGCCACGGTGACCCTCACCAACCCGGCCAAGCGCAACGCTCAGTCCCCCGCTCTGTGGCGGGCGTTGACCGAGGCCGGACGGGCCCTGCCCGGCAGTGTGCGGGTCGTCGTGCTGCGCGGCGAAGGCGTGTCGTTCTCCGCCGGGCTCGACCGCCAGGCGTTCACCCCCGAGGGATTCGACGGCGAGCCGTCCCTCCTCGACATGGGGCGCGGCCCGGAGTCCGAGCTCGACGCACTGATCGCCGAGTACCAGGAGGCGTTCACCTGGTGGCGCCGCAACGACCTCGTGTCGATCGCGGCCGTCCAGGGCCACGCCATCGGCGCGGGCTTCCAGCTCGCCCTCTCCTGCGACCTGCGCATCGTCGCCGACGACGTGCAGTTCGCCATGCGTGAGACGAGCCTCGGGCTGGTGCCCGATCTCACCGGCACGCACCCCCTCGTCCACCTCGTGGGCTATGCGCGCGCGCTCGAAATCTGCGCCACCGGCCGCTACGTCCACGCCGCCGAGGCCGAGCGCACCGGCCTGGCCAACCTCGTCGTGCCCGCTGCCGAGCTCGAAGGCGCCGCCCGCGACCTGGCCGGCGCCCTGCTGGCCGCCCCGCGCGACGCCGTCATCGAGACCAAGGCGCTGCTGGGCGGGGCCGTCTCGCGCACCTACGACGAGCAGCGCGCCGCCGAGCGGGCCGCCCAGGGCCGCCGGCTCCGCGACCTGGCCGGCGCCCTCGACTGA
- the amaP gene encoding alkaline shock response membrane anchor protein AmaP: MNGVLRTVNRVLLGLAGLVLICVGGGVLAAATGLSVPSWWPWYGKHDVLLSEADRDRWRSEGWWWPTVIAVLAVLVVLALWWLLAQLRRSRLSEVLVESGDGEGALLRGRALEGALAAETGALDGVSRANVTLTGKRSTPAARIRLLMEPHAAPDETLDRLSDEALAHARNSAGLERLPAEVRLKAVKHRAERVT, from the coding sequence GTGAACGGCGTGCTCAGGACCGTCAACCGGGTGCTGCTGGGCCTTGCCGGGCTGGTACTGATCTGTGTCGGCGGCGGCGTCCTGGCCGCCGCGACCGGTCTGTCCGTACCGTCCTGGTGGCCCTGGTACGGCAAACACGATGTGCTGCTCAGCGAAGCGGACCGGGACCGCTGGCGCTCCGAGGGCTGGTGGTGGCCGACGGTGATCGCGGTCCTCGCCGTCCTCGTGGTCCTCGCCCTGTGGTGGCTGCTGGCCCAGCTGCGCCGCTCCCGGCTGTCCGAGGTGCTGGTGGAAAGCGGCGACGGCGAAGGCGCCCTGCTGCGCGGCCGGGCCCTGGAGGGCGCGCTCGCCGCGGAGACGGGCGCCCTGGACGGGGTGTCCCGCGCCAATGTCACGCTGACCGGCAAGCGCAGCACCCCGGCCGCGAGGATCCGGCTGCTGATGGAGCCGCACGCCGCGCCGGACGAGACCCTGGACCGGCTGAGCGACGAGGCACTGGCCCACGCCCGGAACTCCGCGGGCCTTGAGCGGCTGCCCGCCGAGGTGCGGCTGAAGGCCGTCAAGCACCGGGCCGAACGGGTCACCTGA
- a CDS encoding VOC family protein, translating to MADAGTGVATVYPTILYDDAKAAIRTLTEALGFTEEAVYEGEDGSVAHAELSCGNGRVMLGSRGREGVFAEAMAGAGPAGVYVVVDEVDAHHARAVEHGVEILMPPTDQDYGSRDYMARDAEGNVWSFGTYAPGAAG from the coding sequence ATGGCGGACGCGGGAACAGGCGTGGCGACGGTGTATCCGACGATCCTCTACGACGACGCGAAGGCCGCGATCAGGACGCTGACCGAAGCCCTCGGCTTCACCGAGGAAGCGGTGTACGAGGGCGAGGACGGCTCGGTGGCGCACGCGGAGCTGTCCTGCGGCAACGGCAGGGTGATGCTGGGCTCGCGGGGCCGCGAGGGGGTCTTCGCCGAGGCGATGGCGGGAGCGGGCCCGGCCGGCGTCTACGTGGTGGTCGACGAGGTCGACGCACACCACGCGCGGGCCGTGGAGCACGGAGTGGAGATCCTGATGCCGCCCACCGACCAGGACTACGGCTCCCGGGACTACATGGCGCGCGACGCGGAGGGCAACGTGTGGAGCTTCGGGACGTACGCCCCGGGGGCGGCGGGCTGA
- a CDS encoding SDR family oxidoreductase: MDLGLKDRVYIVTGATRGLGYATARALVADGAKVIITGRDAQRAEAAAAELGPAAVGLAADNADPASAGRLVAAAREGLGRLDGILISVGGPPPGGIADNTDEQWQSAFDSVFLGAVRLARSAAAALGEGGVIGFVLSGSVHEPIGGLTISNGLRPGLAGVAKSMADELGPRGIRVVGLLPARIDTDRVRELDALSGDAEASRTANEACIPLRRYGTTEEFGRTAAFLLSPAASYLTGIMVPVDGGYRHGF; this comes from the coding sequence ATGGATCTTGGACTGAAGGACCGTGTGTACATCGTCACCGGAGCGACGCGCGGCCTCGGCTACGCCACCGCGCGCGCCCTGGTGGCGGACGGCGCGAAGGTGATCATCACCGGCCGGGACGCGCAGCGCGCCGAGGCGGCCGCCGCCGAGCTGGGCCCGGCCGCCGTCGGGCTCGCCGCCGACAACGCCGACCCCGCGTCCGCAGGGCGGCTGGTGGCGGCCGCGCGGGAGGGGCTCGGCCGGCTCGACGGCATCCTCATCAGCGTCGGCGGCCCGCCGCCCGGCGGCATCGCGGACAACACCGACGAGCAGTGGCAGTCCGCCTTCGACTCGGTCTTCCTCGGCGCGGTACGGCTGGCCAGGTCGGCGGCCGCGGCGCTCGGCGAGGGCGGCGTCATCGGCTTCGTGCTCTCCGGCTCCGTCCACGAGCCGATCGGCGGGCTGACCATCTCCAACGGGCTGCGCCCCGGTCTGGCCGGGGTCGCCAAGTCGATGGCCGACGAGCTCGGCCCGCGCGGCATCCGGGTGGTGGGGCTGCTGCCGGCCCGGATCGACACGGACCGGGTGCGGGAGCTGGACGCGCTCTCGGGCGACGCGGAGGCCTCGCGTACCGCCAACGAGGCGTGCATCCCGCTGCGCCGCTACGGCACCACCGAGGAGTTCGGCCGCACCGCGGCCTTCCTGCTCTCCCCCGCCGCCTCGTATCTGACGGGCATCATGGTGCCGGTCGACGGCGGGTACCGGCACGGCTTCTGA
- a CDS encoding ABC-F family ATP-binding cassette domain-containing protein, protein MITASGIELRVGARLLIESATFRIAKGDRIGLVGRNGAGKTTLTKCLAGEGTPAAGTISRSGEVGYLPQDPRTGDLDVLARDRVLSARGLDEILRRMRENEDRMANGKGATREKAMKKYERLETEFLTKGGYAAEAEAATIAAALSLPDRVLGQPLHTLSGGQRRRVELARILFSDADTLLLDEPTNHLDADSIVWLRDYLRNYRGGFIVISHDEELVETVVNKVFYLDANRSQIDVYNMGWKLYQQQREADEKRRKRERQNAEKKAATLNAQADKMRAKATKTVAAQNMAKRADRLLSGLESVRVADKVAKLRFPDPSPCGKTPLMAEGLSKSYGSLEIFTDVDLAIDKGSRVVILGLNGAGKTTLLRLLGGAEQPNTGRIIQGHGLKLGYYAQEHETLDPDRTVLENMRSAAPDLDLVAVRKTLGSFLFSGDDVDKPAGVLSGGEKTRLALATLVVSSANVLLLDEPTNNLDPASREEILGALRTYKGAVVLVTHDEGAVEALQPERIILLPDGIEDLWGADYRDLVALA, encoded by the coding sequence GTGATCACCGCTTCCGGCATCGAGCTGCGCGTCGGCGCCCGTCTGCTCATCGAATCCGCCACCTTCCGCATCGCCAAGGGCGACCGCATCGGCCTCGTCGGCCGCAACGGGGCGGGCAAGACCACCCTCACCAAGTGCCTCGCGGGCGAGGGCACCCCCGCCGCCGGCACCATCAGCCGCTCCGGCGAGGTCGGCTACCTCCCGCAGGACCCGCGCACCGGCGACCTCGACGTGCTGGCCAGGGACCGGGTCCTGTCCGCCCGCGGCCTCGACGAGATCCTGCGCAGGATGCGGGAGAACGAGGACCGGATGGCGAACGGCAAGGGCGCCACCCGCGAGAAGGCGATGAAGAAGTACGAGCGCCTGGAGACGGAGTTCCTCACCAAGGGCGGGTACGCCGCCGAGGCCGAGGCCGCCACCATCGCCGCCGCGCTCAGCCTGCCCGACCGGGTGCTCGGCCAGCCGCTGCACACCCTCTCGGGCGGTCAGCGCCGCCGCGTGGAGCTGGCCCGCATCCTCTTCTCGGACGCCGACACCCTGCTCCTGGACGAGCCCACCAACCACCTCGACGCGGACTCCATCGTCTGGCTGCGCGACTACCTCAGGAACTACCGCGGCGGCTTCATCGTGATCTCCCACGACGAAGAACTGGTCGAGACGGTCGTCAACAAGGTCTTCTACCTCGACGCCAACCGCTCGCAGATCGACGTCTACAACATGGGCTGGAAGCTCTACCAGCAGCAGCGCGAGGCCGACGAGAAGCGCCGCAAGCGCGAGCGGCAGAACGCCGAGAAGAAGGCCGCCACCCTCAACGCGCAGGCCGACAAGATGCGCGCCAAGGCCACCAAGACCGTCGCCGCGCAGAACATGGCCAAGCGCGCCGACCGGCTGCTGTCCGGCCTGGAGAGCGTCCGGGTCGCCGACAAGGTCGCCAAGCTGCGCTTCCCCGACCCCTCGCCGTGCGGCAAGACGCCCCTGATGGCAGAGGGTTTGTCCAAGTCGTACGGGTCGCTGGAGATCTTCACCGACGTCGACCTCGCGATCGACAAGGGCTCCCGCGTCGTCATCCTCGGCCTCAACGGCGCCGGCAAGACGACCCTGCTCCGGCTGCTCGGCGGCGCCGAACAGCCCAACACCGGCCGGATCATCCAGGGCCACGGGCTCAAGCTCGGCTACTACGCCCAGGAGCACGAGACCCTGGACCCCGACCGCACCGTCCTGGAGAACATGCGCTCCGCAGCGCCCGACCTCGACCTGGTCGCGGTCCGCAAGACGCTCGGCTCGTTCCTCTTCTCCGGCGACGACGTGGACAAGCCCGCCGGCGTGCTCTCCGGCGGCGAGAAGACCCGGCTGGCCCTGGCGACCCTCGTGGTCTCGTCGGCCAACGTCCTCCTGCTCGACGAGCCCACCAACAACCTCGACCCGGCCAGCCGCGAGGAGATCCTCGGCGCGCTGCGCACGTACAAGGGCGCGGTCGTTCTCGTCACGCACGACGAGGGAGCCGTCGAGGCCCTCCAGCCCGAGCGGATCATCCTGCTCCCGGACGGGATCGAGGACCTGTGGGGCGCGGACTACCGGGACCTGGTCGCACTGGCCTGA
- a CDS encoding alpha/beta hydrolase, which yields MRPVTATALAVTTLIGAGAAAVAVGRFAGDRALRTPPGRPLPADRELTVHATAAGQITLTRSLTSLRPGVYGLTGKDVHAVVGPVIDRAHQAADTVVRRLERVDHGILAPGDKVRMTPQVHTGDPETALGLAFREVEIPGELGALPAWYVPAPRSTWVIIVHGIGATREQPLNIMGFLHGQQLPVLNLAHRGDPGAPRSPDGRGHLGESEWRDLDAAIRFAVRNGAEQVVLHGWSTGASMALHACVGSALRDRICGLVLDSPVLDWATTLRSLASARGVPAALLPLAVRAAQGQTGLHGARLLDTTLPATLHTPTLIFHGPDDTLAPWLHSRRLAARRPELIALHTVAGAPHASMWNADPAHYEETLRRFLTPLM from the coding sequence GTGCGCCCGGTAACAGCGACGGCACTGGCCGTCACCACACTCATCGGCGCCGGAGCGGCAGCGGTCGCGGTCGGCCGGTTCGCCGGCGACCGCGCCCTCAGGACACCGCCCGGACGCCCCCTGCCCGCCGACCGTGAACTCACCGTGCACGCGACAGCGGCCGGACAGATCACCCTGACCCGGTCGCTCACCTCGCTGCGCCCCGGCGTCTACGGGCTGACCGGCAAGGACGTCCACGCCGTCGTCGGCCCCGTGATCGACCGCGCCCACCAGGCCGCCGACACCGTCGTACGCCGGCTGGAACGCGTCGACCACGGCATCCTGGCGCCCGGCGACAAGGTCCGCATGACGCCCCAGGTCCACACCGGCGACCCGGAGACCGCGCTCGGCCTCGCCTTCCGCGAGGTGGAGATCCCCGGCGAACTCGGCGCACTGCCCGCCTGGTACGTACCGGCCCCCCGCTCCACCTGGGTCATCATCGTGCACGGCATCGGCGCCACCCGCGAACAGCCCCTCAACATCATGGGCTTCCTGCACGGACAGCAGCTGCCCGTGCTCAACCTCGCCCACCGCGGCGACCCGGGCGCGCCCCGCTCCCCGGACGGCCGCGGCCACCTCGGCGAGTCCGAGTGGCGCGACCTGGACGCCGCCATCCGCTTCGCCGTCCGCAACGGCGCCGAGCAGGTCGTCCTGCACGGCTGGTCCACCGGCGCCTCCATGGCCCTGCACGCCTGCGTCGGCTCCGCGCTCCGGGACCGGATCTGCGGCCTCGTCCTCGACTCCCCGGTGCTGGACTGGGCCACCACCCTGCGCAGCCTCGCCTCCGCCCGCGGCGTCCCCGCCGCGCTGCTGCCGCTCGCCGTGCGCGCCGCCCAGGGACAGACCGGGCTGCACGGGGCCAGGCTTCTGGACACCACCCTGCCCGCGACCCTGCACACCCCGACGCTGATCTTCCACGGCCCCGACGACACGCTGGCCCCCTGGCTGCACTCCCGCCGGCTCGCCGCCCGCCGCCCCGAACTGATCGCCCTGCACACCGTGGCCGGGGCTCCGCATGCGTCGATGTGGAACGCCGACCCGGCCCACTACGAAGAGACCCTGCGCCGCTTCCTCACGCCCCTGATGTGA